One genomic region from bacterium encodes:
- a CDS encoding bifunctional nuclease family protein, with product MELQVEIKWIIEDEQSNGYILQLVETGLEKGRMLPVVIGAPEAHSIALELQGIKPFRPFTHDLAVQILDALDAEVDKVVITELNKNTFFASIHIHSNSVGEQVIDSRPSDAIAIAIRVGSPIFVEEKVMEAAGLDVDVQSGAYVKQTNKVPASEASELSMTPLEKLEKDLQKAVESENYELAAKLRDQINLLKS from the coding sequence ATGGAATTGCAGGTCGAAATAAAATGGATTATTGAGGATGAGCAGAGTAATGGCTATATCCTGCAATTGGTAGAAACCGGACTTGAAAAAGGTCGCATGTTACCGGTTGTTATCGGCGCGCCGGAAGCGCATTCGATCGCACTGGAACTTCAGGGTATCAAACCTTTTCGCCCGTTTACTCATGATTTAGCCGTCCAGATTTTAGACGCCTTGGATGCTGAAGTTGACAAAGTTGTCATTACCGAATTAAATAAAAATACTTTTTTTGCTTCGATTCATATCCACAGTAATTCTGTCGGGGAACAAGTGATTGATTCGCGCCCGTCGGATGCGATTGCAATAGCGATACGCGTCGGCTCTCCGATCTTTGTAGAAGAAAAAGTGATGGAAGCTGCGGGATTGGATGTGGACGTCCAATCCGGTGCGTATGTCAAACAAACAAACAAAGTTCCGGCTTCGGAAGCATCCGAACTTTCCATGACACCGCTTGAAAAACTGGAAAAAGACCTTCAAAAGGCCGTTGAGTCTGAAAACTATGAGTTGGCCGCTAAGCTCCGCGATCAGATAAATCTCCTCAAATCTTAA
- a CDS encoding YjgP/YjgQ family permease, which yields MFIVSRYVIREHIGPFFFALALITSMLLLNFVLQAMRYIIGKGISMTVILEFIAYNLAGIIVLVVPMSILVATIMAFGRLASDNEVTALKAGGINFFKLIFPVILVACVITYGVFWFNDEVLPLANHNARVLKKNIQAKRPTLSIEPGVFLEGIENFSMIVENKDELGSTIYGVTIFDKSDRNAQRTITAKRGSIAIEESNDNMILELEEGEIHEYHQGKNDQYQRITFQKYKVIVAVENLSLKTSDETFRNDREKNIDQLMEEVARHRKERERQMGLVLKNIEKKPESVTQLDPRARKLVEKYCVEFSWLDAINDYFMDWNLRLALDTAYVPYTDYVLSDSLKQTIQTYLKDTLKHTVPVAESQPSALRSLDPSLGRRPNMSKSAIPVDSVEMPLTAISNQVSGNISTVSSYQRLMDQSMVEVNKKYSIPMACLIFVLLGAPIGVKAKRGNLGLAAGISLFFFIAYYFCLILGEDLADRGLMNPFFAMWFMNFFLGILGCVLIYQTVTEKTMGWLTIRSFFHSLNLTMKNSFKRKNNEN from the coding sequence ATGTTTATCGTTTCCCGCTATGTGATCCGCGAACACATCGGACCGTTTTTCTTTGCGCTTGCGCTTATCACATCCATGCTTTTGCTCAATTTTGTACTGCAAGCGATGCGTTATATTATAGGCAAAGGCATCAGCATGACGGTGATTTTAGAGTTCATTGCATACAATCTTGCGGGAATTATCGTATTGGTCGTTCCGATGTCTATTCTCGTCGCTACGATCATGGCGTTTGGTCGTCTCGCCTCCGACAATGAAGTGACGGCCCTTAAGGCCGGGGGTATTAATTTTTTTAAATTGATATTTCCTGTCATTCTCGTTGCGTGCGTTATTACCTACGGTGTTTTTTGGTTTAATGATGAAGTGTTGCCATTGGCTAATCACAATGCACGCGTTCTAAAAAAAAATATCCAGGCTAAAAGACCGACACTTTCCATTGAGCCGGGTGTGTTCTTGGAGGGCATTGAAAATTTTAGCATGATCGTTGAAAACAAAGATGAACTCGGCTCCACAATTTATGGTGTAACGATATTTGATAAATCCGACCGCAATGCACAACGAACCATAACAGCCAAACGCGGATCTATAGCGATCGAAGAATCCAACGATAATATGATATTGGAGTTGGAAGAGGGTGAAATACACGAATACCATCAGGGCAAAAATGATCAATATCAGCGCATAACTTTTCAAAAATACAAAGTGATCGTTGCCGTTGAAAACCTATCGTTAAAAACAAGTGATGAGACCTTTAGAAACGATCGCGAAAAGAATATAGATCAACTCATGGAAGAAGTAGCACGTCATCGCAAAGAACGTGAAAGGCAGATGGGGTTGGTTTTAAAAAATATAGAAAAAAAACCGGAATCCGTTACGCAATTGGATCCCCGCGCTCGCAAATTAGTCGAAAAATATTGTGTGGAGTTCAGTTGGCTAGATGCGATCAATGATTATTTCATGGATTGGAATCTACGCCTGGCGTTGGATACGGCGTATGTCCCATATACGGATTATGTTTTATCGGATTCTCTTAAACAAACTATACAAACTTATTTGAAAGACACTCTGAAACATACGGTACCGGTGGCTGAATCACAACCATCGGCTTTACGCAGTTTAGATCCGAGTTTGGGGCGACGACCCAATATGAGCAAGTCTGCAATACCGGTCGATTCTGTAGAAATGCCGTTAACCGCGATCAGCAATCAGGTTTCCGGAAATATCAGTACCGTTTCGAGCTATCAGCGGCTGATGGATCAGAGTATGGTCGAGGTGAATAAAAAATATTCGATACCGATGGCATGTTTGATTTTTGTGTTATTGGGTGCGCCTATCGGTGTGAAAGCCAAACGCGGTAATTTGGGTCTCGCCGCAGGGATTAGTTTGTTTTTCTTTATCGCATATTATTTCTGTTTAATACTCGGAGAGGATCTGGCGGATCGCGGGCTAATGAATCCTTTTTTTGCAATGTGGTTTATGAATTTCTTTTTAGGCATACTTGGGTGTGTCTTGATATATCAAACCGTAACTGAAAAAACGATGGGTTGGTTGACCATCCGATCCTTTTTCCATTCGTTGAACTTAACAATGAAGAATAGTTTTAAACGGAAAAATAATGAAAACTAA
- a CDS encoding triose-phosphate isomerase, with the protein MRKKVIVGNWKMHKGPNAALHLAKSLKLKLTDIRKTEMAVCPPSISIAAVRDVLKDTKIKVGAQNMYLHKYGAYTGEISAEMIKESGCEYVIIGHSERRQHFFETDTMVNHKIEFALLESLTPIVCVGETLEQRQEGHTESVIRQQYLGAMKNLDSDKAAKIIIAYEPVWAIGTGKNATVAEAEAVHKFIRDLARDSFGKTISDKMIIQYGGSVKPDNAAALLGCADIDGALVGGASLEAESFAAIIHAAEKI; encoded by the coding sequence ATGCGTAAAAAGGTAATCGTCGGAAATTGGAAAATGCATAAAGGCCCGAATGCGGCCCTGCACTTAGCCAAATCGCTCAAACTGAAATTAACCGATATCCGTAAAACGGAGATGGCTGTTTGCCCTCCGTCCATCAGTATTGCCGCGGTGCGTGATGTTTTGAAAGATACTAAAATCAAAGTCGGCGCGCAGAATATGTATTTGCATAAATACGGAGCCTATACCGGTGAGATTTCTGCCGAAATGATCAAAGAATCCGGCTGCGAATATGTGATCATCGGCCACTCGGAAAGGCGGCAACATTTTTTTGAAACCGATACGATGGTAAATCATAAAATCGAATTTGCTTTGCTGGAATCACTTACGCCGATCGTATGCGTCGGTGAGACGCTTGAACAACGCCAGGAAGGACATACCGAATCGGTTATTCGTCAGCAATACCTCGGTGCGATGAAAAATCTGGATTCAGATAAAGCAGCCAAAATAATTATTGCATACGAGCCGGTTTGGGCCATTGGAACGGGCAAAAATGCTACGGTTGCCGAAGCCGAAGCGGTACATAAGTTTATACGCGACTTAGCGCGGGATTCATTTGGAAAAACAATATCAGATAAAATGATCATTCAATATGGCGGGAGCGTGAAACCCGATAATGCTGCCGCCTTATTAGGTTGTGCGGATATTGACGGCGCCCTCGTAGGCGGCGCCAGCCTCGAAGCCGAGTCGTTTGCCGCGATCATACATGCAGCTGAAAAAATATAA
- a CDS encoding tetratricopeptide repeat protein: MTKSAPFLFYIILLFSTFPIAFAQEQDDDGDDYTVQLENWKQKRKETDSLNQSRRAAREQARGYYKEGNRLSKAKRWNEAISIYHKAITADSSYQKVYVNLGVAYRRTGEINRAMVYYDLAIHLPNGNTNITAKAVQYKVWLLSDVKNYSLAIETCNDFLKNNAVHPEISYIKAKLLKDQLNRTDEAVAILEQIVNHHPAHAASVYELSNCYNEAKEPERTLRLINQAGNIEEEKWKYGILFERAEALRLLNRTEEALADYRKAANDKRWKESAEYWIGVLQPK; this comes from the coding sequence ATGACAAAGTCGGCGCCTTTTTTGTTTTATATTATTTTGCTGTTTAGCACGTTCCCCATCGCTTTTGCGCAAGAACAGGATGACGATGGTGATGATTATACCGTGCAGCTTGAAAATTGGAAACAAAAGAGGAAAGAAACCGATAGCCTCAATCAATCCCGTCGTGCAGCCCGGGAACAGGCACGGGGTTATTACAAAGAAGGGAATAGATTAAGTAAAGCTAAACGTTGGAACGAAGCTATATCCATTTATCATAAAGCGATTACCGCCGACTCGTCTTACCAAAAAGTTTACGTTAATCTCGGCGTGGCTTACCGGCGTACCGGTGAAATCAACCGCGCTATGGTGTATTATGATTTAGCCATTCATCTTCCGAATGGAAATACAAATATAACAGCAAAAGCTGTTCAATACAAAGTATGGCTTCTTTCGGATGTTAAAAATTATTCGCTAGCTATTGAAACTTGTAATGATTTTTTGAAAAATAATGCGGTTCATCCTGAAATTTCTTACATTAAAGCGAAGCTTCTAAAGGATCAACTAAATCGAACGGATGAAGCCGTGGCAATTTTAGAGCAGATAGTTAATCATCATCCGGCGCATGCCGCTTCCGTGTATGAACTATCTAATTGTTACAATGAAGCCAAAGAACCGGAGCGAACATTACGATTGATAAACCAAGCCGGAAACATAGAAGAAGAAAAATGGAAGTACGGAATTCTTTTTGAACGGGCTGAGGCGTTACGACTTTTGAATAGAACCGAGGAAGCGTTAGCGGATTATCGGAAAGCTGCCAACGATAAACGATGGAAAGAAAGCGCGGAATACTGGATCGGAGTACTGCAACCCAAATAA
- the secG gene encoding preprotein translocase subunit SecG, which yields MFAFLVVLHIIVSILLIGAILMQSSKGGGLAGLGGGASTILSGRQAADTLVKATVVLAILFAVLSVSLNIKGLRDGGAEQGIIEKELEQGGGQSAPALPTPQN from the coding sequence ATGTTTGCGTTTCTTGTTGTTTTACACATCATTGTCAGCATTTTGTTGATCGGTGCGATTCTTATGCAATCCAGCAAAGGCGGCGGACTTGCAGGTCTCGGTGGTGGCGCTTCAACTATTCTTAGCGGACGTCAAGCTGCAGATACCCTTGTCAAAGCTACGGTTGTACTTGCCATTTTGTTCGCCGTACTCAGTGTGAGCCTTAATATCAAAGGATTGCGTGATGGTGGTGCCGAGCAGGGTATTATAGAAAAAGAACTGGAACAAGGTGGCGGACAGTCTGCGCCTGCGCTTCCTACACCGCAAAACTAA
- the rlmB gene encoding 23S rRNA (guanosine(2251)-2'-O)-methyltransferase RlmB: MKTNIIFGRQPVFEALKSGIPVKEVILQIGAHGDAIDEIINVCKRKQIRVRTMDARYFSDMIGGKNNHQGAMVLLDQKEFQYVEMDVIFDRAVAAGEKPLVAILDEITDPHNLGAIIRSAECAGFHGIVIPKHRSAEVNATVVKTSAGATAYIPVVQVTNLTQALEELQERGVWIYGTSLDGDRDYDAIDARDAVGIVIGSEGKGMRKMVAEHCDFLIRIPMSGQIQSLNASVAAGIVFFDVMRQRRKGK; encoded by the coding sequence ATGAAAACTAATATTATTTTCGGAAGACAACCTGTTTTCGAAGCGCTTAAATCTGGAATTCCTGTAAAAGAAGTAATACTGCAAATCGGCGCTCATGGCGACGCCATTGATGAAATTATCAACGTCTGCAAAAGAAAACAAATTCGTGTTCGAACCATGGATGCGCGGTATTTTTCAGATATGATCGGCGGAAAAAATAATCATCAAGGCGCCATGGTATTGCTTGATCAAAAAGAATTCCAATACGTGGAAATGGACGTTATATTTGATCGTGCCGTTGCTGCCGGAGAGAAGCCGCTCGTTGCTATTTTGGATGAAATAACCGACCCGCATAATCTCGGAGCTATTATTCGCAGTGCCGAATGCGCCGGTTTTCACGGTATAGTCATCCCTAAACACCGTTCGGCAGAAGTTAACGCAACCGTTGTAAAAACGTCTGCGGGCGCCACGGCGTATATTCCCGTCGTACAAGTAACTAATCTTACACAAGCGCTTGAAGAATTACAGGAACGCGGGGTTTGGATTTACGGAACAAGTCTTGACGGAGATCGCGATTATGATGCGATTGATGCGCGTGATGCTGTCGGTATTGTTATAGGTAGTGAAGGTAAAGGGATGCGTAAAATGGTAGCTGAACATTGTGATTTTTTGATTCGCATCCCGATGAGCGGCCAAATCCAATCGCTCAATGCTTCGGTGGCTGCGGGCATTGTCTTTTTTGATGTCATGCGACAAAGACGAAAAGGGAAATAG
- a CDS encoding menaquinone biosynthesis protein — MQKIKTCAVEYLNTRPIVYGLQQAAAARFELQYAIPSVCADKLKNKEVDLALIPSIEYSRIRGHRNLRIVPDIGVISHQFVKSVELFFNRNLENINTVAVDISSRTSVGLLDIILREKFDIHPEFIPMPPQVEVMLSKADAALIIGDNALELYDTWDNKIDLGEEWGDMTDGLPFVYSFWAAAEDALNTEDILTLTASRDAGLDHITEISRVYSQERARGFEPDFYANYLTENIQYKLGKAELEGLKEYYSYCFYYGIIDEIPDLLFVGQENESDFTVKNN; from the coding sequence TTGCAAAAAATTAAAACCTGTGCTGTAGAGTATCTAAATACAAGACCTATCGTTTATGGTTTGCAGCAAGCCGCCGCAGCGCGGTTTGAACTTCAATACGCTATTCCTTCGGTCTGTGCGGATAAACTTAAAAACAAAGAAGTTGATCTCGCATTGATACCGTCGATCGAATATTCGCGTATTCGCGGTCATCGAAACCTTCGGATCGTGCCCGACATCGGTGTTATTTCACATCAATTTGTGAAAAGCGTGGAGCTTTTTTTTAATCGAAATCTTGAGAATATTAACACCGTTGCCGTCGATATCAGCAGCCGTACATCGGTGGGATTGCTAGATATTATTCTACGCGAAAAATTTGATATTCACCCTGAGTTTATTCCAATGCCACCGCAAGTCGAAGTTATGCTGTCAAAGGCCGATGCGGCCTTGATCATCGGTGATAATGCACTTGAGTTATACGATACATGGGATAACAAAATTGATCTGGGAGAAGAGTGGGGTGATATGACAGACGGATTGCCATTTGTGTATTCGTTTTGGGCTGCTGCTGAAGACGCATTGAATACGGAAGATATTCTTACACTAACGGCTTCTCGCGATGCGGGCCTGGATCATATTACGGAGATTTCACGAGTTTACAGCCAAGAACGCGCGCGAGGTTTTGAACCTGATTTTTATGCCAATTACCTCACGGAGAACATACAATACAAACTTGGGAAAGCGGAACTTGAAGGGCTGAAGGAATATTATTCTTATTGTTTTTATTACGGTATCATCGATGAAATACCCGATCTGTTGTTTGTCGGGCAAGAAAACGAATCCGATTTCACCGTTAAAAATAATTGA